The genomic region GATAAATCCAGAGGATATTATACAAACTTTAAAATTGGAGACCAAGCAGAAATAGATTTGATTTCTTCTATAAAAAGCAGAGACCAGCTAACGCTATTTGGCTCATCAGAATTTAATCAATCTAATTATTGTTCTTACCACTACTTACCTGATTCTGTTGGTATTCCCACTTTAGGAATTGGACATGGATATCATCAACATTTTAGCATCTTATGTGAATTATTGGCGGCACATGATTATTTAGAAAATTCAAAAATATCCATTTTCATTAGCCCTGGTTGGTTTCAAACCAAAGGAACCAATTCAGAGGCATTTATTGAATTTGTCAGACCAAATTTCCTCAGTCGAATATTAGAAAATCCAAATATCGATCGAGAACTCAAGATAGAAGTTGGGAAATACATTTACAATCACGAAAAAGATTATGGACAAATATCGCACTCCATGGCTTATTTAAAACAAATATACCTTGATGATTTACCTACAATATCAATTGCAGGATTGAACTCCTATTTATCTGAAAATATTTACAAAACGCCTTACAAACTTCAAAAAGTAACTTATAAAACAGAATTGAAGACAATTTCCGAATGGAATAATACACGTGCCAAAAATCAGAGTTTACAACAGGTACAAGAGAAGTTCTTGTCAAGTGTCACTTCCAATAAAATATATGTGAATGATGACTATTATAACAAATACATACTTCGTAAAAATGGAACACATAAAGTTGGGAAAGTTAAAGATGTAGACATAGCAAACAATAGAGAGCTAGAAGATTTCCGAATGGTGGTGAAGCTGTTGACCAGTAAATCCGTCAACTGCTCCTTTGTTATTCAGCCATTAAATCCATATTACTATGAAAATATTGATAACCTAGGTTCATTAATGCTTGAATTAACCAAAGAGCTTGACAGAAATAAAATACCCTACTTAAATTTATTTGTTTCAAGCAAAGAAGAATATGAGCCAGGAACTTTAAAGGATATAATGCATTTGGGCAATTATGGATGGATGAAAATCAATAAGTTTTTAGAAAAAGAATATTATGATCGATAGGAAAAAAATATTGACCCATACAATCATCTACTTTCTTTTAGTAATCGGTTATATCCATTTATATGTTGTAGATATCGATCAATTTTTACACCCAACTGATGTTATAAAAGTAAAGTCTCAAGTAGAATTCGTCTACCAACAATTTTAATAATGGACTTTAACCAAACTCTTCCCTTTACATCCTCCGATTTCTTCATTTATTTTATATTGGCATTAGGCTTATTTGTGTTAGCCAGAAAACTTGCTAAACGGATTGTTCCATACAGAATATTATTATTAATAGTTTCTGTATCATACATCGCTATTCTATTCCCGAAGCCAATCCATCTGGGAATTCTAATATTATACTTATATGGAGCCTTTATTGCACTGAGGAAATATTATAATTACAACAACATTATACTTCCGATGGTAATCCTTTCTGCTCCCATGATAGTTATGAAGTATACCATTGCATACCCTGAGAAAATATTAAATAACAAGAATATATCTGCAGCCTCTATTGTTCAAATAGCTGGTCTTTCATATTTGGTTTTTAAAGTGATAGGACTTTACATCGACGAGAGAAAAAATCCTGGAAAAATTGGGTTAATAGATTTCTTTAATTTTTGTGCTTTTGTCCCCACTCTTCTAATAGGTCCGATTGATAGATACCAGCGTTTCAAAGCTGACACTTACAAAGGATACGATAACATATCTTCTGAGCTTTTCTCTCAAGGCATAAGCAATTTTATTAAAGGGTTATTGTACAAATTTATTATCGCTGAAAGTATACATCGGTTGTTTATTGCACATTTAATTGATGATGGGTCAATTTACTATCATGCCTCTTATATGTATAGTTATTTGTTCTATCTGTTTTTTGATTTCGCGGGCTATTCATTGCTAGCAATCGGTTTTGGGAATATGATTGGAATTGAAGTTCCAATTAACTTTAACAATCCGTTCATTGCAGTAAACCCCAAAGATTTCTGGAAACGATGGCATAAATCATTAGGTGACTGGCTGGGAGATTACTTCTTCAAACCAATCTTCAAAAATTTAGTTACCCGGAAGTTATTTAATTCAATTCAGCGGCAAAATATCGCTCTATTTTCAACCTTTCTACTCATGGGATTTTGGAACGGATTTGAGCGACACTATATATTATCTGGCATCCTGTTTGCCTGTTACTCTGTAATTCATAATTACTACGACTACCTATCTAAAAAGAACAAACGTGATGTTATATTTGGGAAAATTAATCCTAAAATCACAAAAGCGATATCCATTTTTATTATGTTTAATTCTATTGCCTTCGCTATTTATATCTTCAGCGGAAAAATATTGTAACAATGAAATTCGATTTTAGTAAGAAGGATTTTACAGACTTAAGTAGCAATCAAGAAAAGTTGGCAGTTATTGGAGATGATTTTTCTCTAACATGGAAACAATTCATTGAACAAGTAAATAAGTTATGTGATCTATTTGAAGCCAACAATCTCGAAAACTTAAAGTACCCAGTAATCATTTACGGTCATAAAAGCGCTAACACTATGGTAGCAATATATGCCATGATGAAACTCGAAATCCCATATATTCCAATCGATATTCTTTATCCAAAAGAAAGAATCTCCAAGGTTGTCCAAATTAGCAATAGTGGTCTAATCATTAATACAACATCAACAAAACTAGATATAGATAACACTTGTGAAATACAAATGGATCAAAAGAGAATTTCTTTTGAGTCTATTCCTATCACGGCCTATTCGAAACCTA from Flavobacteriales bacterium harbors:
- a CDS encoding D-alanyl transfer protein, with protein sequence MDFNQTLPFTSSDFFIYFILALGLFVLARKLAKRIVPYRILLLIVSVSYIAILFPKPIHLGILILYLYGAFIALRKYYNYNNIILPMVILSAPMIVMKYTIAYPEKILNNKNISAASIVQIAGLSYLVFKVIGLYIDERKNPGKIGLIDFFNFCAFVPTLLIGPIDRYQRFKADTYKGYDNISSELFSQGISNFIKGLLYKFIIAESIHRLFIAHLIDDGSIYYHASYMYSYLFYLFFDFAGYSLLAIGFGNMIGIEVPINFNNPFIAVNPKDFWKRWHKSLGDWLGDYFFKPIFKNLVTRKLFNSIQRQNIALFSTFLLMGFWNGFERHYILSGILFACYSVIHNYYDYLSKKNKRDVIFGKINPKITKAISIFIMFNSIAFAIYIFSGKIL
- a CDS encoding AMP-binding protein, which produces MKFDFSKKDFTDLSSNQEKLAVIGDDFSLTWKQFIEQVNKLCDLFEANNLENLKYPVIIYGHKSANTMVAIYAMMKLEIPYIPIDILYPKERISKVVQISNSGLIINTTSTKLDIDNTCEIQMDQKRISFESIPITAYSKP